A single genomic interval of Noviherbaspirillum cavernae harbors:
- a CDS encoding histidine kinase, producing the protein MSETNHAINTAGYAIAFARSASEALRRIAERDFALVLLDAGMAAVDVCETARTIHSHPRSAMVPIIFVTAEQASEDDRLRAYQAGAVDFISAPIVAAILQAKLAVFAGLAKQKLEMQSRAEHFVRLNGELQQQRKRNLEQLNEHKLVEDALRQSREELRQLASYQDRVKEDERKRIAREIHDDLGQNLLALRIDVSMLYARTGNTHPKLNRKVHAVLDQIDVTMKAMRSIINNLRPTVLDLGLNAAIEWQVKDFQRRSGIECHLHMQGRELVLDDSRATALFRILQESLNNVLRHAQATRADIKLQQNGDTLFMQVADNGIGIFPGCRRNANSFGLVGIRERTGALGGRLVIDSGQHKGTTLIVSIPVESEGADGSDEGETRTDVVAELSMLRGSDGVLALPVSASVENLDAAGPRGKVGGIA; encoded by the coding sequence TTGAGCGAAACAAATCATGCAATCAATACGGCCGGGTACGCGATTGCGTTTGCCCGCTCGGCCTCGGAGGCGCTGCGCCGGATAGCCGAGCGCGATTTCGCGCTGGTCTTGCTGGATGCCGGGATGGCGGCTGTGGATGTGTGCGAGACGGCGCGCACCATCCACTCGCATCCGCGTTCCGCCATGGTCCCCATCATTTTTGTCACCGCGGAACAGGCAAGCGAAGACGACAGGTTGCGGGCCTATCAGGCAGGTGCGGTCGATTTCATTTCTGCCCCGATCGTTGCCGCGATATTGCAAGCCAAGCTTGCGGTCTTTGCCGGGCTTGCAAAGCAGAAGCTGGAGATGCAATCGCGCGCCGAGCACTTTGTGCGATTGAATGGCGAACTGCAGCAACAGCGCAAGCGCAATCTCGAACAGCTCAACGAACACAAGCTGGTTGAAGACGCGTTGCGCCAGTCGCGCGAGGAGTTGCGCCAGCTCGCCAGTTATCAGGACCGCGTCAAGGAAGACGAGCGCAAGCGTATCGCGCGCGAAATTCACGATGATCTGGGGCAGAATCTGCTGGCGCTGCGCATCGATGTGTCGATGCTGTACGCGCGCACCGGCAACACCCATCCCAAGCTGAACAGGAAAGTCCATGCGGTGCTCGATCAGATCGACGTCACCATGAAGGCCATGCGTTCGATCATCAACAACCTGCGTCCGACCGTGCTGGATCTCGGACTGAATGCGGCGATCGAATGGCAGGTAAAGGACTTTCAGCGGCGCAGCGGCATCGAATGTCATTTGCACATGCAGGGCAGGGAGCTTGTGCTTGACGACAGCCGCGCGACGGCACTGTTTCGCATCCTGCAGGAGTCATTGAACAATGTGCTGCGCCATGCGCAGGCGACGCGTGCGGATATCAAGTTGCAGCAGAATGGCGACACCTTGTTCATGCAAGTGGCAGACAACGGTATCGGAATATTTCCGGGCTGCCGGAGAAATGCGAACTCGTTTGGCCTGGTTGGCATCAGAGAGCGTACCGGCGCACTGGGCGGCCGTCTTGTCATCGATAGCGGACAGCACAAGGGCACCACATTGATTGTCTCGATCCCTGTCGAAAGCGAGGGCGCGGATGGTTCGGACGAGGGGGAAACGCGGACCGATGTGGTCGCCGAACTGTCGATGCTGCGCGGGAGTGACGGTGTCTTGGCGTTGCCGGTCAGCGCTTCGGTCGAGAACCTGGATGCGGCAGGGCCGCGTGGCAAGGTCGGTGGAATTGCCTAG
- a CDS encoding IclR family transcriptional regulator has product MKPAQPSENEQISIQVIERMISLLDALAHYPDPVSLKELSTVTGLHPSTAHRILNDLVVKRFVDRAEAGSYRLGMRLLELGNIVKSRLNVREAALDFMRALHRKTHQTVNLSVRQGDEIVYIDRSFSERSGMQVVRAIGGRAPLHLTSTGKLFLSVDDPKSVRAYATRTGLAGHNKNSITELAKLERELSLVRARGYARDNEELELGVRCMAAGIHDDSGKLIAGLSISAPADRLQEEWVEDLVSTATQISAVLGHVPQGAAA; this is encoded by the coding sequence ATGAAGCCTGCACAACCTTCCGAGAACGAACAGATTTCGATCCAGGTGATCGAGCGCATGATCTCGCTGCTGGACGCCTTGGCCCACTATCCCGATCCAGTCAGCCTGAAAGAACTGTCGACCGTCACCGGACTGCATCCATCGACTGCGCACCGCATCCTCAACGATCTGGTGGTCAAGCGATTCGTGGACCGTGCCGAGGCAGGTTCCTACCGTCTCGGCATGCGCCTGCTGGAACTGGGCAATATCGTGAAAAGCCGTCTGAATGTACGCGAAGCTGCACTGGATTTCATGCGCGCCCTGCACCGCAAGACGCATCAGACCGTCAATCTGTCCGTCCGCCAAGGCGACGAGATCGTTTATATCGATCGCTCGTTCTCCGAACGTTCCGGCATGCAGGTGGTGCGCGCGATCGGCGGACGTGCGCCTTTGCATCTGACGTCCACGGGCAAGCTCTTCCTCTCCGTGGATGATCCCAAATCCGTGCGCGCCTATGCGACGCGCACCGGCCTTGCCGGCCACAACAAGAATTCCATTACGGAGCTTGCCAAGCTGGAACGCGAATTGAGCCTGGTACGCGCGCGCGGCTATGCGCGCGACAATGAAGAACTGGAATTGGGCGTGCGCTGCATGGCCGCCGGCATCCATGACGACTCCGGCAAACTGATCGCCGGCTTGTCGATTTCCGCCCCGGCCGATCGCTTGCAGGAGGAATGGGTGGAAGATCTCGTGAGCACCGCCACCCAGATTTCCGCAGTGCTGGGACATGTGCCGCAAGGCGCCGCCGCATAG
- a CDS encoding (Fe-S)-binding protein, with amino-acid sequence MHVGLFVTCLVDMMRPEIGFSALKLLEAAGCEVVVPDMQTCCGQPAYSSGDRKAARDLAEKFVNEFEHFDYVVIPSGSCGGNVKVHYADLFSDDPALAARMARLAPRVYELTDFLYSVAKIEQLPCGKNGFKGAVTYHDSCCGLRELGVQAQPRALLDKAGVQVTEMHDSRACCGFGGTFSIKYGDISSAIVDEKCANIHDSGADAVVLGDLGCMLNIEGRLRRTGDDKTRVLHVAQVLAGDA; translated from the coding sequence ATGCACGTCGGATTATTTGTTACCTGTCTGGTGGACATGATGCGGCCCGAAATCGGCTTTTCGGCGCTCAAGCTGCTGGAAGCCGCCGGCTGCGAAGTGGTCGTGCCCGACATGCAGACCTGCTGCGGCCAGCCTGCCTACAGTTCCGGCGACCGCAAGGCGGCGCGCGATCTGGCGGAGAAGTTCGTCAATGAATTCGAACACTTCGACTATGTGGTGATTCCCTCCGGCTCGTGCGGCGGCAATGTGAAGGTGCATTACGCTGATCTGTTTTCCGACGATCCTGCTCTCGCGGCGCGCATGGCGCGTCTGGCGCCGCGCGTGTACGAGCTGACCGATTTTCTATACTCTGTGGCAAAGATCGAGCAACTGCCTTGCGGCAAGAATGGCTTCAAGGGTGCGGTTACCTATCACGATTCCTGCTGCGGCCTGCGCGAACTCGGTGTACAGGCGCAGCCGCGAGCCTTGCTCGACAAAGCGGGAGTGCAGGTAACGGAAATGCACGACAGCCGCGCCTGTTGCGGCTTCGGCGGAACCTTTTCCATCAAGTACGGTGATATATCGAGTGCGATCGTCGACGAGAAATGCGCGAACATCCATGACTCCGGCGCGGATGCCGTGGTGCTGGGCGACCTCGGTTGCATGCTGAACATAGAAGGGCGCTTGCGCCGTACGGGCGATGACAAGACACGCGTGCTACACGTGGCGCAGGTACTGGCAGGAGACGCGTGA
- a CDS encoding LutB/LldF family L-lactate oxidation iron-sulfur protein codes for MEIRSMHFKERAGQKLADQRLQQNLKKLSTKFVTGRASAIIELDDFEGTREAAKERRMRAIENLDVWLETFEQAATRRGATVLFAESADDASRLVVEIAKKHGVKKAIKSKSMVSEEMALNAALEAAGVQPIETDLGEYILQINNNEAPSHIIAPVVHKDKEEISDLFARVHHKPRLTDIPQMTREAREVLRPQFLSADMGITGGNFVIAETGSVAVVTNEGNEGMCTVMPPKVHVVVTGIEKVLPTLEDFATVMRLLPRSATGQSISNYVSLLTGPRAEGELDGPEHMYFVLVDGGRTGLVGTEFQEMMRCIKCGACMNHCPVYQKIGGHSYGWVYPGPMGSVLTPLYAGLEKALDLPQASTLCGECHVVCPVKIPLPDLLRKLREKEVERHLRPMHERLGLTLWAFVAKRPALYRLATKVGVRVLRMMGGSKKSISSLPLGAGWTDYREMPAPSGKTFRELYRQRK; via the coding sequence ATGGAAATCCGCTCCATGCATTTCAAGGAACGCGCCGGGCAAAAACTGGCCGACCAGCGTCTTCAGCAAAACCTGAAAAAATTATCGACCAAGTTCGTCACCGGACGCGCGTCGGCAATCATCGAGCTGGACGATTTCGAAGGCACGCGCGAGGCTGCGAAGGAACGCCGCATGCGCGCCATCGAGAATCTCGATGTGTGGCTGGAAACCTTCGAGCAGGCGGCCACGCGGCGCGGTGCGACCGTGTTGTTTGCCGAGAGCGCGGACGATGCGTCGCGGCTGGTGGTGGAGATCGCGAAGAAGCACGGCGTGAAGAAAGCGATCAAGTCGAAGTCGATGGTGTCGGAAGAGATGGCGCTGAACGCCGCGCTGGAAGCGGCCGGCGTGCAGCCCATCGAAACCGATCTCGGCGAGTACATTCTGCAGATCAACAACAACGAAGCGCCGTCGCACATCATCGCGCCGGTGGTACACAAGGACAAGGAAGAAATCTCGGACCTGTTCGCGCGCGTGCATCACAAGCCGCGTCTGACCGACATTCCGCAGATGACGCGTGAGGCGCGCGAGGTATTGCGCCCGCAATTCCTGTCGGCCGACATGGGCATCACCGGCGGCAATTTCGTCATCGCCGAAACCGGATCAGTGGCGGTCGTCACGAATGAAGGCAACGAAGGCATGTGCACGGTGATGCCGCCGAAGGTACACGTGGTCGTGACCGGCATCGAAAAGGTGCTGCCCACACTGGAGGACTTCGCCACCGTCATGCGGTTGCTGCCGCGTTCTGCCACCGGCCAGTCGATTTCGAATTACGTCTCGCTGCTCACCGGTCCGCGCGCGGAAGGCGAGCTGGACGGCCCGGAGCACATGTACTTCGTGCTGGTCGATGGCGGACGGACGGGGCTGGTCGGTACCGAGTTTCAGGAGATGATGCGCTGTATCAAATGCGGCGCATGCATGAACCATTGCCCGGTATACCAGAAGATCGGCGGCCACAGTTACGGCTGGGTGTATCCGGGGCCGATGGGCAGCGTGCTGACACCGTTGTATGCGGGCCTGGAAAAGGCGCTCGACCTGCCGCAGGCCTCCACCTTGTGCGGCGAATGCCATGTGGTGTGCCCTGTTAAAATCCCGCTGCCCGACCTGCTGCGCAAGCTGCGCGAAAAGGAAGTGGAGCGGCATCTGCGGCCGATGCATGAACGGCTCGGTTTGACGCTCTGGGCCTTTGTCGCGAAGCGCCCCGCCTTGTATCGGCTGGCAACGAAAGTCGGCGTGCGTGTCCTGCGCATGATGGGCGGCAGCAAGAAGTCGATCTCCAGCTTGCCGCTCGGCGCAGGCTGGACCGATTATCGCGAGATGCCCGCGCCATCCGGCAAGACATTCCGCGAGTTATACAGACAACGCAAATGA
- a CDS encoding diacylglycerol kinase: MMDNDKQISEFKSKSGVKRILAAFFYSIEGLKTAWNSEHAFRQELMLAVPAAIVALLLPVSPLEKLGLIAVLILVLIVELINSALEAVVDRISLERHPLSKNAKDFGSAAVFLALLVAAGTWGVIVLPVMLR, translated from the coding sequence ATGATGGACAACGACAAGCAGATCAGCGAGTTCAAGAGCAAAAGCGGCGTGAAGCGGATTCTCGCCGCTTTTTTCTATTCCATCGAAGGATTGAAGACCGCGTGGAACAGCGAGCACGCGTTCCGCCAGGAGTTGATGCTGGCCGTGCCGGCGGCGATCGTTGCCTTGCTGCTGCCGGTGTCGCCGCTGGAAAAGCTGGGCTTGATCGCGGTGCTGATACTGGTGCTGATTGTCGAGCTGATCAACTCGGCGCTTGAGGCAGTGGTGGATCGCATCTCGCTGGAGCGTCATCCGTTGTCGAAGAATGCGAAGGATTTCGGCAGTGCGGCGGTGTTTCTGGCGTTACTGGTGGCAGCCGGGACGTGGGGCGTTATTGTTCTTCCTGTGATGTTGCGGTAA
- a CDS encoding HupE/UreJ family protein: MILPSHAHKPSDSYLTLTINGNTIDGQWDIALRDLDFAIGLDTDGNGEIVWDEVRARHPEIAAYALSRLNLSNKDGPCQAKPVQHLIDDHSDGAYAVLLFRADCAHQVESLTVQYSLFADLDPQHKGLLRLEGNGQTITAIFGPDNPRQVFRSSEQTRLRQFADYVQHGIWHIWIGFDHILFLLSLLFPAVLSFNGKTWQPAESFKASFLDVFKIVTAFTLAHSITLTLATLQFISLPSRWIESAIALSVVIAALNNVFPLFQGSRWIAAFVFGLIHGFGFASVLGDLGLPQNALLLALVGFNVGVEIGQLAIVAAFLPIAYALRQTWFYRGVILGTGSTLIAAIAAIWLVERVFDLRLISS, from the coding sequence TTGATCCTTCCGTCCCACGCGCACAAGCCGAGCGACAGCTATCTCACGTTGACGATAAATGGGAACACCATCGACGGCCAATGGGACATCGCTCTGCGTGACCTGGATTTTGCGATCGGGCTTGATACTGACGGCAACGGCGAAATCGTCTGGGATGAAGTCCGGGCCAGGCATCCAGAGATCGCCGCATACGCCCTGTCCCGCCTGAATCTGTCGAACAAGGACGGCCCGTGCCAGGCAAAGCCGGTACAACACTTGATCGACGACCATAGCGACGGCGCCTATGCGGTACTGCTCTTTCGCGCCGACTGCGCGCACCAGGTGGAATCGCTGACCGTGCAATACAGCCTGTTTGCCGATCTCGATCCACAGCACAAGGGACTGTTGCGCCTGGAAGGCAATGGACAAACCATCACTGCAATCTTCGGGCCCGACAACCCGCGACAGGTTTTTCGTTCAAGCGAGCAAACCAGGCTGAGACAATTCGCGGATTATGTACAGCACGGCATCTGGCATATATGGATCGGCTTCGACCATATCCTGTTCCTGCTGTCGCTGTTGTTCCCGGCGGTGCTTTCCTTCAATGGAAAGACATGGCAGCCGGCGGAAAGCTTCAAGGCATCGTTCCTCGACGTTTTCAAGATCGTCACCGCATTCACGCTCGCGCATTCGATCACATTGACGCTGGCAACCCTCCAATTCATTTCCCTGCCGTCTCGATGGATCGAGTCCGCGATTGCGTTGTCGGTCGTCATTGCAGCGTTGAACAACGTTTTTCCCTTGTTCCAGGGCAGTCGCTGGATTGCCGCTTTTGTCTTCGGGCTGATTCACGGCTTCGGCTTTGCGAGCGTTCTCGGCGATCTCGGCCTGCCTCAGAACGCGCTGCTGCTTGCCCTTGTCGGCTTCAACGTCGGTGTGGAGATCGGGCAGCTTGCAATCGTCGCCGCCTTCCTGCCGATTGCCTATGCGTTGCGGCAGACCTGGTTTTACCGTGGCGTCATACTCGGCACCGGCTCGACACTGATCGCCGCCATCGCGGCGATCTGGCTGGTGGAACGCGTGTTTGATCTCAGATTGATTTCTTCCTGA
- a CDS encoding tetratricopeptide repeat protein: MRFDKLIFGLLLICPFAHAAPYIPASGSQVLEKLPSRNDPTQQASSRLRAQLSQNPDNLSVATRLARLYINTSRIDGDPRYLGHAQAALRPWWDLPRPPKEVLILRATILQSNHQFQQALADLDTVLESDRDNGQAWLTRATVMTVLGNYDEAGKSCARLFRLAADLVTQTCLANVGSLSGKASDSYLALSRALDSHPDTDAGVRIWAFTLLGEIAARLGDDVAAENHFREAMSLASPDGYLLGAYSDFLLDRDRPSEVAALLKSKGRNDALLLRYAIALKAQRSSLTDEQTEILRQRFAAASMRGDTIHQREQSRFELHLLGDPKAALQTAQRNWQVQKEPADLRVLLESAVAAKDKTAITQVMEWMQKTRLEDRTLKALLEKAKEKA; the protein is encoded by the coding sequence ATGCGTTTCGACAAGCTCATCTTCGGTCTGCTCCTGATCTGTCCGTTTGCACATGCCGCGCCGTACATTCCCGCAAGCGGATCACAGGTTCTGGAAAAACTGCCAAGCCGCAATGACCCGACACAGCAAGCCTCCTCCCGATTGCGCGCCCAGCTTTCGCAAAACCCGGACAATCTTTCCGTGGCGACCAGGCTCGCGCGCCTGTATATCAACACGTCACGCATCGATGGCGACCCGCGTTATCTCGGCCATGCGCAAGCGGCGCTGCGGCCATGGTGGGATCTGCCGCGTCCGCCCAAAGAGGTATTGATCCTCAGGGCGACCATCCTCCAGAGCAACCACCAGTTTCAACAGGCGCTGGCGGACCTCGACACCGTGCTCGAGTCCGATCGCGACAACGGGCAGGCGTGGCTGACGCGGGCAACTGTCATGACGGTACTCGGCAACTACGATGAGGCCGGAAAAAGTTGTGCACGCCTGTTCCGGCTTGCCGCCGACCTGGTAACGCAAACCTGTCTGGCCAATGTGGGCAGCTTGAGCGGCAAGGCATCCGATAGCTATCTGGCGCTGTCCCGGGCACTGGACAGTCATCCTGACACCGATGCAGGGGTGCGCATATGGGCGTTTACTCTCCTTGGCGAAATTGCCGCCCGTCTCGGCGACGATGTCGCTGCAGAAAATCACTTCCGCGAGGCGATGTCATTGGCTTCGCCCGACGGCTATCTCCTCGGCGCGTACTCCGACTTTCTGCTTGACCGCGATCGACCATCGGAAGTCGCGGCCCTGCTCAAATCGAAGGGACGCAATGATGCCTTGCTGTTGCGGTATGCGATCGCATTGAAGGCCCAGCGTTCCTCTCTGACCGACGAACAAACCGAAATCCTGCGCCAGCGATTTGCGGCTGCGTCGATGCGCGGCGATACCATCCATCAGCGCGAACAGTCCCGCTTTGAATTGCACCTGCTGGGAGATCCGAAAGCCGCCCTTCAGACGGCGCAGCGCAATTGGCAGGTGCAGAAGGAACCGGCAGACCTGCGGGTGCTTCTCGAATCCGCAGTTGCGGCAAAGGACAAGACAGCGATCACGCAGGTCATGGAATGGATGCAGAAAACCCGGCTGGAAGACCGGACGCTGAAAGCTCTACTGGAGAAAGCGAAGGAGAAGGCTTGA
- a CDS encoding DUF4331 domain-containing protein has product MSVLKNKSPCTAMQTTMRIAGIAGLIIASLPLGPPAWASSHREAPFISNAPKVDGTDLYMFRSYAAGRQDYVTVIASYIPFQDPQGGPNFYQFDPNALYEIHIDNNGDGTEDITFQFRFKNTSKKTALPVGDKQTLIPLINSGTINGVNPATLNVRETYTVDIVRGDRRSGTKGNLTNMAGGATEFDKPVDNIGDKTFGSASAYETYANQHIYDVAIPGCGNGRVFVGQRKESFSIAVGKIFDLFNLNPLGPEVGGNKNDLEGKNISSIAMELPIACVATQAEPVIGAWTTASMRQGRLINPLPGTNINNAVKEGGPWAQVSRIGMPLVNEVVIGMDEKDRFNAAKPKDDAQFIDYVTNPALPALVETLFPSAKAPTNFPRTDLVTVFLKGIEGLNQPKNVVPAEMMRLNTSTPPTNQGDQNPLGVAGGDQAGFPNGRRPGDDVVDLSLRVAMGALCVLTGDGDALKVGCKPSDAPAGGLALTDGVRKTAQDFQPQFPYFNTPLPGNGSGTQPDSTSQ; this is encoded by the coding sequence ATGTCAGTACTGAAAAACAAATCACCTTGCACGGCCATGCAGACGACCATGCGCATTGCAGGCATCGCAGGTTTGATCATCGCCAGCCTGCCGCTGGGTCCGCCCGCATGGGCATCCAGTCATCGAGAGGCGCCATTCATCAGCAATGCCCCCAAGGTCGATGGAACCGACCTCTACATGTTTCGCAGTTATGCTGCCGGCCGGCAGGACTATGTGACGGTGATCGCCAGTTACATCCCGTTTCAGGATCCTCAAGGCGGGCCGAATTTCTATCAGTTCGATCCGAACGCGCTGTATGAAATTCATATCGATAACAATGGCGACGGCACGGAAGACATCACGTTCCAGTTCCGCTTTAAAAACACTTCGAAGAAAACCGCCTTGCCTGTCGGCGACAAGCAGACTCTGATCCCCCTGATCAACTCAGGCACGATCAACGGTGTCAATCCCGCAACCCTCAATGTGCGAGAAACCTACACGGTCGATATCGTGCGCGGCGACCGCCGCAGCGGGACGAAAGGCAACTTGACGAACATGGCTGGCGGTGCGACCGAATTCGACAAGCCGGTCGACAATATCGGCGACAAGACCTTCGGCAGTGCAAGCGCATACGAAACCTATGCGAATCAGCATATCTACGACGTTGCCATTCCTGGCTGCGGCAACGGCCGGGTGTTCGTCGGGCAGCGCAAGGAGTCCTTCAGTATTGCCGTCGGCAAGATTTTTGATCTGTTCAACCTGAATCCTCTCGGACCGGAGGTGGGGGGCAACAAGAACGATCTCGAAGGAAAAAATATCAGTTCGATCGCGATGGAACTGCCCATCGCTTGCGTCGCGACGCAGGCCGAGCCGGTGATCGGTGCGTGGACCACGGCCAGCATGCGCCAGGGGCGGCTGATCAATCCGTTGCCTGGAACGAATATCAACAACGCGGTCAAGGAAGGTGGTCCCTGGGCACAAGTGTCGCGCATCGGCATGCCCTTGGTAAATGAAGTCGTCATCGGCATGGACGAGAAGGATCGGTTCAATGCAGCCAAGCCCAAGGATGATGCGCAGTTCATTGACTACGTCACCAATCCTGCGCTTCCGGCATTGGTGGAAACGCTGTTCCCTTCAGCAAAAGCGCCAACCAATTTCCCGCGAACGGATCTGGTCACCGTGTTCCTGAAAGGCATTGAAGGACTCAATCAGCCGAAGAACGTGGTTCCGGCAGAAATGATGCGCCTGAACACGTCCACTCCTCCGACAAACCAGGGTGATCAGAATCCGCTTGGTGTCGCAGGTGGCGACCAGGCAGGCTTCCCCAACGGCCGACGCCCGGGCGACGATGTCGTCGATCTGTCACTACGTGTTGCCATGGGTGCGCTGTGCGTCTTGACCGGCGACGGCGATGCGCTGAAGGTCGGTTGCAAACCGTCCGATGCGCCGGCGGGAGGACTCGCGCTGACTGATGGCGTGCGCAAGACAGCACAGGATTTCCAGCCGCAGTTCCCGTACTTCAATACACCACTGCCAGGCAATGGATCCGGTACCCAGCCGGACTCCACTTCGCAATAA
- a CDS encoding cystine ABC transporter substrate-binding protein encodes MKKQGIVSLGQYLIAAVLAAGAVDVGAADLLDTVKSRGTLRIALEGTYPPFNFKDKQTNELTGFDVDVAKLVAAKLGVKPEFIATEYSGILAGLAAGKYDVIVNQVGITPERQKAFDFSDPYTISSPQLIIRKDETRKFDSLDALKGKRLGVGQGTNYEQKARSIPGIEVKSYPGAPEYLQDLASNRIDAALNDSLMVSYLLKTSPLPVKAGAPVGDVEKMGIPFQKGNPKFREAVNKALDDSFKDGSFKQVSMKWFGTDVSKAPGAR; translated from the coding sequence ATGAAGAAGCAAGGAATAGTCAGTCTCGGCCAGTACCTGATTGCTGCAGTCTTGGCTGCCGGCGCGGTCGATGTCGGTGCCGCCGACCTGCTCGATACGGTGAAGTCGCGCGGTACCTTGCGCATTGCGCTGGAGGGCACATATCCGCCGTTCAACTTCAAGGACAAGCAGACCAACGAACTGACCGGCTTCGATGTCGATGTCGCCAAACTGGTCGCGGCCAAACTCGGCGTCAAACCCGAATTCATTGCCACCGAATACAGCGGCATCCTGGCCGGGCTTGCCGCCGGCAAGTACGACGTGATCGTCAATCAGGTGGGCATCACTCCCGAACGGCAGAAGGCGTTCGACTTCTCCGATCCGTACACGATCTCCAGTCCGCAGTTGATCATCAGAAAGGACGAGACGCGCAAGTTCGACAGCCTGGACGCTTTGAAGGGGAAAAGACTCGGCGTCGGGCAGGGAACCAATTACGAGCAGAAGGCCAGGAGCATTCCGGGCATCGAGGTGAAGAGCTATCCCGGCGCACCGGAATATTTGCAGGATCTGGCGTCGAACCGGATCGATGCGGCGCTCAATGACAGCCTGATGGTTTCCTACCTTCTGAAAACGTCTCCCTTGCCGGTGAAGGCGGGCGCGCCGGTCGGCGACGTGGAGAAAATGGGAATCCCGTTTCAGAAGGGCAATCCGAAATTCAGGGAAGCGGTGAACAAGGCGCTGGATGATTCGTTCAAGGATGGCAGCTTCAAGCAGGTATCGATGAAGTGGTTTGGAACTGATGTGAGCAAGGCACCGGGTGCTCGCTAG
- a CDS encoding amino acid ABC transporter permease: MELAELLELLRRAAPVMLTGTTYTLLFALASMVGGLALGFLLAVARIVPWQPLQWTATAYVSLMRGTPLLVQIFVIYYGLPSVGIEFTPMTAGVLALSLNAGAYLSESLRGAILGISKGQWAASFSLGLNYAQTLRHIVVPQALRTAVPSMGNTLISLLKDTSLVSVITVTELMLATKEVIAVTFRPLPLYVAAAVIYWGLSLCFEALQHRMERRLRQGHV; the protein is encoded by the coding sequence ATGGAACTTGCCGAACTTCTGGAGTTGTTGCGTCGCGCGGCACCGGTCATGCTGACCGGTACGACTTACACGCTGCTGTTTGCGCTGGCGTCGATGGTCGGCGGCCTCGCGCTGGGTTTCCTGCTGGCGGTGGCGCGCATCGTGCCGTGGCAGCCGCTGCAATGGACCGCGACCGCCTATGTCAGCCTGATGCGCGGCACGCCGCTGCTGGTGCAGATTTTCGTCATTTACTATGGCTTGCCGAGCGTCGGCATCGAATTCACACCGATGACGGCGGGGGTACTGGCCTTGAGCCTGAATGCCGGCGCCTATCTGTCGGAGAGCCTGCGCGGCGCGATACTCGGCATCAGCAAGGGACAGTGGGCCGCGAGCTTCAGTCTTGGCCTGAACTATGCGCAGACGCTGCGGCATATCGTCGTGCCGCAGGCATTGCGCACCGCCGTGCCGTCGATGGGCAACACCTTGATCAGCCTGTTGAAGGATACGTCGCTGGTGTCGGTCATCACCGTGACCGAACTGATGCTGGCAACCAAGGAGGTGATTGCGGTGACGTTCCGGCCCTTGCCGCTGTATGTGGCGGCGGCGGTGATTTACTGGGGTCTGAGTCTTTGCTTTGAAGCGTTGCAGCATCGCATGGAGAGGCGGCTGCGGCAGGGGCATGTGTAG